The Mariluticola halotolerans nucleotide sequence GGTAAAGGCATCGGCTGTGGCCCCGGCGAAACCGCCGATTACCTTGCCGCCTGCCAGAAGGCGTACTTTTTTGGCGCTGTGCTTGATTACTGTTGGTCCGAGCGATACCTGCCCGTCACCGGCGACAACCACCTTGCCGCCCTTCCGCACTGTGACAATGGTCGTGCCATGCCAGCCGGGAAAATTTTGTGCCTGATCGGCCATAAACAACTCCATATTCCGCGCCCATTTTTTGGGCCGCTCCGGTTCCGCCGCGCTTTGAACTGCACCAACGGAACGCATCCATATTTAGGCGGTTGCGCGCCAATTACAATGTGAAGGAGGTGTTAGCCTTTTCGCGGGATAATGAAACTGATAGAGGATCGCTCGGAATTCGCCCTTACTGGCGGTTCCGGCAAAGCGGTTGCGCGCAGAACGGGTGAAGGTCACTTGTTCGTGAAACCGCCCAAGGAGTTCGAACCCATGCGTAAAGCGGAAATCGCCCGCAAGACCAATGAGACCGAGATCAAGGTCTCCGTCAATCTGGATGGCACCGGCAAACATGACATGGCGACCGGTATCGGCTTTTTCGATCACATGCTGGACCAGCTGGCCAGGCATTCGCTGATCGACATGAAAGTCGAAGCCAAGGGCGATCTGCATATTGATTTTCACCACACAGCCGAAGACGTGGGCATTGCCCTTGGCGCGGCGGTGAAGGAGGCATTGGGCGACAAAAAAGGCATCAAACGTTATGCCAGCGCTGATCTGGCCATGGATGGCACGCTCAGCCGCGCGGTCATCGATGTGTCCGGACGGCCATTTCTCGTCTGGCGGGTGGAGTTTACCCGCGACAAGGTGGGCGAGATGGATACCGAATTGTTCCGGGAATGGTTTCAGGCCTTTGCCATGAATGCCGGGATCACCTTGCATATGGAAACCTTTTACGCGGACAATAACCACCATATCGCCGAGAGCTGTTTCAAGGCACTGGCGCGGGCCCTGCGGCAGGCGGTGGAGATTGATCCGCGCACGGCGGACGCCATTCCCTCGACCAAGGGCAGCCTTTAAAGCGTCTCTTTGCGCCATCCGGTTCGGATAATGTTGGAAACTGAGCCGATCTTGCGTTAATCAGGCGCGGCAAGGAGCCTTTGCATGTCCATTTTTCATGTATTCTACCGCCCTTCGGGGATCAAAGATCCGGCAATTGAAAGCGGCGCGCTGTTCGTTGAAGAGCGCTTTTCGTGGTTTGCCGCGCTGTTGCCGCCCTTCTGGGCCATGGCACATGGGCTTTGGGTGGAATTGCTTGTCTGGCTGGGGCTGATGGTGGCACTGGTCGCGGTCAGTTTCGGGCTGGGGGATGAGGCCGGCTTTTGGCTTTACGTACTGGGCGCAGTCCTTTTGGGCTTTGAGGCGGCGACTATCCGCATGCGTGCGTTGATCCGGCGCGGGTATCAGCCAATGGGTGATCTTATCGCGACGGATGCGGAACTGGCTGAAATGGCATGGGTTAAACGCGGGGTTTCAGCGTGAGCGTTGCAATTATCGATTATGGCTCGGGCAATCTGAAATCGGCGGAAAAAGCGTTTCAGCGCGCCGCCGCCCAATTGGATAATGCCCCTGAAATCATCGTCACCAATGATCCTGAACGCGTCGCCAGGGCCGAGCGCATTGTCTTGCCGGGGGTTGGTGCCTTTGCCGATTGCCGTTCCGGGCTGCTGGCGGTTTCGGGCATGCGTGAGATGCTGGAAGAGCGGGTGATAAAAAACGGCGTGCCCTATCTCGGCATTTGCGTTGGCATGCAGCTGATGGCGACCACAGGCCTTGAAAAAGGCGCGCATGAAGGTTTCGGCTGGATCCCAGGGGCCGTGCAAATGATCACCCCGGATGATCCGGCACTTAAAATTCCGCATATGGGCTGGAACACGCTGCGCTTTGCCCAAAAGCATGCATTGTTCGAGAATATTGCCGACGGACCGGACGGTCTGCATGCCTATTTCGTCCATTCCTACCAGCTGGCCGCAACCGATCCGGCGACTGTACTGGCGACCACCGATTATGGTGGGCCGGTAACGGCAGCGGTCGGGCGCGATAATATGGTGGGCACCCAGTTCCACCCCGAAAAGAGCCAAAAGCTTGGCCTGACCCTGATCGAGAATTTTTTGAGGTGGAAGCCGTGATCCTTTTTCCTGCCATTGATCTCAAGGATGGCCAGTGCGTGCGTCTCAAGCTCGGGGACATGGAACAGGCGACGGTCTTTAACGATTCGCCTGCAGCCCAAGCCAGAAGCTTTGAAGCGCAGGGCTTTGAATATCTGCATGTGGTCGATCTCAATGGTGCCTTTGCCGGTGAGAGCGTCAATGGCAGTGCGGTGGATGCGATTTTGCAAAGCGTCAAGTTTCCGGTGCAGCTCGGAGGCGGTATCCGCACCCTCGCCCATATCGAGGCCTGGCTTAACAAGGGTCTGGCGCGGGTCATTCTCGGCACGATTGCCGTGCGCGATCCGGACCTCGTCAAGCAAGCGTGCAAGGCTTTCCCCGGACAGGTCGCTGTCGGCATTGATGCGCGCGGTGGCAAGGTGGCCGTCGAGGGTTGGGCCGAGACCTCGCAATTGAGCGCCATCGAACTGGCGAAGCGCTTTGAGGGCGCCGGGGTTGCCGCGATCATTTATACCGATATCGACCGCGACGGCATTTTGGCCGGCATTAACTGGCCTTCAACGCTGGAACTGGCAGAGGCCACGTCCATTCCCGTGATCGCCTCGGGCGGGCTGGCTGCCATGACCGATATTGAAATGATGACCCGGCCCGAAATGCGCATTCTTGAAGGGGCCATATCGGGCCGCGCGCTTTACGATGGGCGGATCGATCCTGAAGAGGCGCTGTCCATGCTGCGCGCTGCCGCATGAACGGGCCTGAGAGAACCGGTTTGAGGAAAACCCAATGACCCTTAAAACCCGCATCATCCCCTGTCTCGACGTCAAGGATGGCCGCGTGGTCAAGGGCGTCAATTTCGTTGATCTGATCGACGCCGGGGACCCGGTTGAAGCCGCGATTGCCTATGATGCCGCCGGGGCCGATGAATTGTGCTTTCTCGATATCACTGCCAGCCATGAAGATCGCGAGACGATTTTCGACGTGGTCAGCCGCACTGCCGAGCATTGCTTCATGCCAGTGACCGTGGGCGGTGGCGTGCGTACGATTGAAGATATCCGCAAATTGCTGCTCTCGGGCGCGGACAAGGTGTCGATCAATACAGCAGCCGTCAGGGATCCCGATTTTGTGGCCCGCGCTGCCGACAAGTTTGGCGACCAGTGCATCGTCGTCTCGGTTGATGCCAAGCGCCGGGCGACGCAAGCCTCGGGCGGTGACAACCGGTCGGACTGGGAGATCTATACCCATGGCGGGCGCACCGCGTCAGGTCTCGATGCCGTGGAATTTGCCAGCCGTATGGTGGAACTCGGGGCCGGTGAATTGCTGGTCACCTCGATGGATCGCGATGGCACCAAGATCGGCTTTGATCTCGAACTGACGCGCACCATTGCCGACGCTGTGCATGTGCCGGTTGTTGCCTCTGGCGGAGTTGGCACACTTGATCATCTGGTCGATGGGGTAACCAAGGGCCATGCCAGCGCTGTTCTGGCCGCTTCAATCTTTCATTTTGGGACATTCACCGTTCGTGAGGCCAAAGATCATATGGCCGCGCACGGTATTGCGGTGCGCCGCGACGACTGATCCCCGCTCCCGTTTATTTTCCGAAGAACCCGGTTTTCAGGAAGAAATCATGTCCTTTACCCTCGAACAATTGAACGCCCGGCTGGCCGAACGCGCCAAAGCTGCACCAAGCGAAAGCTATACAGCCAAGCTGCTGGACAAGGGCGTTGAAAAATGCGCCCAGAAACTGGGTGAGGAAGCGGTTGAGGCAGCGATTGCAGCGGTAACCCATGACCGGGACGGGCTGATCGGGGAAGCCGGCGATGTGCTTTACCACCTGTTGGTGACATTGATGGCTGCCGGGGTTGAGCTGGACGCGGTCATGGCCGAGCTGGAAAGCCGCACGGCCCAGTCCGGTCTCGCTGAAAAGGCGGCACGGCAAGAGGGTGATCTCTAAACATGACCACAAAGATGTTCGACGTCGTCCCCTATCATCAGTTCACAAAATCCGAATGGGCCGCGCTGCGCGATGGCGAGCCCATGACCCTTACCGAGAGTGACCTTGAGCGCCTGCGCTCCCTTAACGATCCGATATCGCTTACCGAGGCGGAACAGGTTTATCTGCCGTTGACCCGTCTGCTGTCCTTCTATGTTGAAGCGACACAAGGCATTCACAGCGCGGCCACAAAATTTCTCGGCACCAATGGCGACAAGGTGCCCTTTATCATCGGTGTTGCGGGATCGGTCGCGGTAGGCAAATCCACCACCGCACGTATCCTTCATGCGCTGTTGCAGCGCTGGCCGGCCAGCCCCAAGGTGGACCTGGTCACCACTGACGGGTTTCTGCATCCCAATAGTGTGCTGGAAGCGCGCAACCAGATGGAACGGAAAGGCTTTCCCGAAAGCTATGACCGGGCACGGTTTGTACGGTTTCTGGCCGACATCAAATCCGGACGGCCGAATGTGGCGGCGCCCGTTTATTCTCACCTCGTTTATGACGTGGTGCCGGGAGAGGAGGTCATCGTTGACCGCCCTGATATTCTGATTGTCGAGGGATTGAACATTCTGCAACCGGGCGAATTGCCCAAAAGCGGCACGCCGATTGTCTTCGCCTCGGATTTCATCGATTTTTCGGTCTATATCGATGCTGAAGAAAAGCATTTGCGGCAATGGTTCATTGCCCGGTTCCAGCGCTTGCGCGAAACCGCCTTCCGCGACCCGAGCTCGTTTTTTCACCGGTTCTCCAAGCTGAGCGAAGAAGAGGCTGTGTCGCTGGCAACGACAATCTGGACGGGCATCAACCTGCCAAACCTGAGCGAGAATATTCTGCCCACGCGAGGCCGGGCCGACCTGATCCTGACCAAGGGTGTGGAACACACCATCGACCATGTGGCGCTGAGAAAGCTTTAAGCCAGGTCATGGCCGGCGCGGCATAGCGCGCCGGCGAAACCGAATTCTAGACGGCAAGCCCGTGGGTCAGAGCCAGGGCCCGCAGGTTTTTCAGCGGGCGGGCACCCACATGGGAAATGACTTCCGAGGCTGACAGACAC carries:
- a CDS encoding phosphoribosyl-ATP diphosphatase, giving the protein MMSFTLEQLNARLAERAKAAPSESYTAKLLDKGVEKCAQKLGEEAVEAAIAAVTHDRDGLIGEAGDVLYHLLVTLMAAGVELDAVMAELESRTAQSGLAEKAARQEGDL
- the hisF gene encoding imidazole glycerol phosphate synthase subunit HisF, with translation MTLKTRIIPCLDVKDGRVVKGVNFVDLIDAGDPVEAAIAYDAAGADELCFLDITASHEDRETIFDVVSRTAEHCFMPVTVGGGVRTIEDIRKLLLSGADKVSINTAAVRDPDFVARAADKFGDQCIVVSVDAKRRATQASGGDNRSDWEIYTHGGRTASGLDAVEFASRMVELGAGELLVTSMDRDGTKIGFDLELTRTIADAVHVPVVASGGVGTLDHLVDGVTKGHASAVLAASIFHFGTFTVREAKDHMAAHGIAVRRDD
- a CDS encoding DUF2628 domain-containing protein, with the protein product MSIFHVFYRPSGIKDPAIESGALFVEERFSWFAALLPPFWAMAHGLWVELLVWLGLMVALVAVSFGLGDEAGFWLYVLGAVLLGFEAATIRMRALIRRGYQPMGDLIATDAELAEMAWVKRGVSA
- the hisB gene encoding imidazoleglycerol-phosphate dehydratase HisB, translating into MRKAEIARKTNETEIKVSVNLDGTGKHDMATGIGFFDHMLDQLARHSLIDMKVEAKGDLHIDFHHTAEDVGIALGAAVKEALGDKKGIKRYASADLAMDGTLSRAVIDVSGRPFLVWRVEFTRDKVGEMDTELFREWFQAFAMNAGITLHMETFYADNNHHIAESCFKALARALRQAVEIDPRTADAIPSTKGSL
- the coaA gene encoding type I pantothenate kinase, translated to MTTKMFDVVPYHQFTKSEWAALRDGEPMTLTESDLERLRSLNDPISLTEAEQVYLPLTRLLSFYVEATQGIHSAATKFLGTNGDKVPFIIGVAGSVAVGKSTTARILHALLQRWPASPKVDLVTTDGFLHPNSVLEARNQMERKGFPESYDRARFVRFLADIKSGRPNVAAPVYSHLVYDVVPGEEVIVDRPDILIVEGLNILQPGELPKSGTPIVFASDFIDFSVYIDAEEKHLRQWFIARFQRLRETAFRDPSSFFHRFSKLSEEEAVSLATTIWTGINLPNLSENILPTRGRADLILTKGVEHTIDHVALRKL
- the hisA gene encoding 1-(5-phosphoribosyl)-5-[(5-phosphoribosylamino)methylideneamino]imidazole-4-carboxamide isomerase, producing MILFPAIDLKDGQCVRLKLGDMEQATVFNDSPAAQARSFEAQGFEYLHVVDLNGAFAGESVNGSAVDAILQSVKFPVQLGGGIRTLAHIEAWLNKGLARVILGTIAVRDPDLVKQACKAFPGQVAVGIDARGGKVAVEGWAETSQLSAIELAKRFEGAGVAAIIYTDIDRDGILAGINWPSTLELAEATSIPVIASGGLAAMTDIEMMTRPEMRILEGAISGRALYDGRIDPEEALSMLRAAA
- the hisH gene encoding imidazole glycerol phosphate synthase subunit HisH — its product is MSVAIIDYGSGNLKSAEKAFQRAAAQLDNAPEIIVTNDPERVARAERIVLPGVGAFADCRSGLLAVSGMREMLEERVIKNGVPYLGICVGMQLMATTGLEKGAHEGFGWIPGAVQMITPDDPALKIPHMGWNTLRFAQKHALFENIADGPDGLHAYFVHSYQLAATDPATVLATTDYGGPVTAAVGRDNMVGTQFHPEKSQKLGLTLIENFLRWKP